A genome region from Carya illinoinensis cultivar Pawnee chromosome 2, C.illinoinensisPawnee_v1, whole genome shotgun sequence includes the following:
- the LOC122295440 gene encoding EPIDERMAL PATTERNING FACTOR-like protein 8 produces the protein MAPRTCLRGLKVAVTVAFVFFLTFIPPKSGYGESLARKELVLGSKPPACVNKCLNCRPCIATLVIPSHQSKGSFAAWSLNEDDSYYLLTWKCRCGNKFYQP, from the exons ATGGCCCCAAGAACCTGTCTACGCGGCCTGAAAGTAGCAGTCACTGTGGCTTTCGTCTTTTTTCTCACGTTTATACCTCCGAAATCAG GATACGGCGAGAGTTTAGCGCGGAAGGAACTGGTGCTGGGATCAAAGCCACCTGCTTGTGTGAACAAGTGCTTGAATTGCAGGCCTTGCATTGCTACTCTAGTCATTCCTTCTCACCAAAGCAAAGGGAGTTTCGCTGCATGGTCTCTTAATGAAGATGACAGCTACTATCTCCTCACATGGAAATGCAGATGTGGGAATAAGTTCTATCAACCATGA